One genomic segment of Balaenoptera musculus isolate JJ_BM4_2016_0621 chromosome 11, mBalMus1.pri.v3, whole genome shotgun sequence includes these proteins:
- the SLC22A23 gene encoding solute carrier family 22 member 23 isoform X5: MAIDRRREAAGGVPGRLPPAAEENGALPPGDAAASAPLGGRAGPGGGGDIQPLPAPHAAGGPHPSLLLLDYDGSVLPFLGGLGGGYQKTLVLLTWIPALFIGFSQFSDSFLLDQPNFWCRGDSKGAEPAGVTATGRWGGGDLANWTSPPTTPFSTAAWGTAGPLGNGSGAEGGDAPPLPSPPDKGDNASNCDCHAWNYGIRTGLVQNVVSKVLRPAFSSDGGARWILYQMYRRGMRIVMGADSRGQVPVSLACKWKQKWQASPSVRG; encoded by the exons ATGGCGATAGACCGGCGGCGCGAGGCGGCGGGCGGCGTCCCTGGGCGGCTGCCGCCCGCGGCCGAGGAGAACGGCGCCCTGCCGCCCGGGGACGCGGCGGCCTCGGCGCCCCTCGGGGGGCGCGCgggcccgggcggcggcggcgacaTCCAGCCGCTGCCCGCCCCGCACGCCGCCGGCGGCCCGCACCCGAGCCTCCTGTTGCTAGACTATGACGGGTCGGTGCTGCCCTTCCTCGGGGGCCTGGGCGGCGGCTACCAGAAGACCCTTGTGCTGCTCACCTGGATCCCGGCGCTCTTCATCGGCTTCAGCCAGTTCTCGGACTCCTTCCTCTTGGACCAGCCCAACTTCTGGTGCCGCGGGGACAGCAAGGGCGCCGAGCCGGCGGGGGTCACGGCCACGGGCCGGTGGGGCGGCGGCGACCTGGCCAACTGGACCAGCCCCCCGACCACCCCCTTCTCCACCGCCGCCTGGGGGACGGCGGGCCCCCTCGGCAACGGCAGCGGCGCGGAAGGGGGCGACGCGCCGCCCCTGCCGTCCCCTCCGGACAAGGGGGACAACGCCTCCAACTGTGATTGCCACGCGTGGAACTACGGCATCCGCACAGGCCTGGTCCAAAACGTGGTCAGCAAG GTACTGAGGCCAGCTTTCTCCTCTGATGGCGGTGCCCGCTGGATCCTGTATCAGATGTACAGACGTGGAATGCGTATTGTGATGGGTGCTGATTCCAGAGGTCAGGTGCCTGTCAGCTTGGCTTGCAAGTGGAAGCAGAAGTGGCAGGCTTCGCCTTCTGTCCGTGGATGA
- the SLC22A23 gene encoding solute carrier family 22 member 23 isoform X8, protein MAIDRRREAAGGVPGRLPPAAEENGALPPGDAAASAPLGGRAGPGGGGDIQPLPAPHAAGGPHPSLLLLDYDGSVLPFLGGLGGGYQKTLVLLTWIPALFIGFSQFSDSFLLDQPNFWCRGDSKGAEPAGVTATGRWGGGDLANWTSPPTTPFSTAAWGTAGPLGNGSGAEGGDAPPLPSPPDKGDNASNCDCHAWNYGIRTGLVQNVVSKA, encoded by the coding sequence ATGGCGATAGACCGGCGGCGCGAGGCGGCGGGCGGCGTCCCTGGGCGGCTGCCGCCCGCGGCCGAGGAGAACGGCGCCCTGCCGCCCGGGGACGCGGCGGCCTCGGCGCCCCTCGGGGGGCGCGCgggcccgggcggcggcggcgacaTCCAGCCGCTGCCCGCCCCGCACGCCGCCGGCGGCCCGCACCCGAGCCTCCTGTTGCTAGACTATGACGGGTCGGTGCTGCCCTTCCTCGGGGGCCTGGGCGGCGGCTACCAGAAGACCCTTGTGCTGCTCACCTGGATCCCGGCGCTCTTCATCGGCTTCAGCCAGTTCTCGGACTCCTTCCTCTTGGACCAGCCCAACTTCTGGTGCCGCGGGGACAGCAAGGGCGCCGAGCCGGCGGGGGTCACGGCCACGGGCCGGTGGGGCGGCGGCGACCTGGCCAACTGGACCAGCCCCCCGACCACCCCCTTCTCCACCGCCGCCTGGGGGACGGCGGGCCCCCTCGGCAACGGCAGCGGCGCGGAAGGGGGCGACGCGCCGCCCCTGCCGTCCCCTCCGGACAAGGGGGACAACGCCTCCAACTGTGATTGCCACGCGTGGAACTACGGCATCCGCACAGGCCTGGTCCAAAACGTGGTCAGCAAG
- the SLC22A23 gene encoding solute carrier family 22 member 23 isoform X7, whose protein sequence is MAIDRRREAAGGVPGRLPPAAEENGALPPGDAAASAPLGGRAGPGGGGDIQPLPAPHAAGGPHPSLLLLDYDGSVLPFLGGLGGGYQKTLVLLTWIPALFIGFSQFSDSFLLDQPNFWCRGDSKGAEPAGVTATGRWGGGDLANWTSPPTTPFSTAAWGTAGPLGNGSGAEGGDAPPLPSPPDKGDNASNCDCHAWNYGIRTGLVQNVVSKTLDSKDSTLHCYFLGSGTQ, encoded by the coding sequence ATGGCGATAGACCGGCGGCGCGAGGCGGCGGGCGGCGTCCCTGGGCGGCTGCCGCCCGCGGCCGAGGAGAACGGCGCCCTGCCGCCCGGGGACGCGGCGGCCTCGGCGCCCCTCGGGGGGCGCGCgggcccgggcggcggcggcgacaTCCAGCCGCTGCCCGCCCCGCACGCCGCCGGCGGCCCGCACCCGAGCCTCCTGTTGCTAGACTATGACGGGTCGGTGCTGCCCTTCCTCGGGGGCCTGGGCGGCGGCTACCAGAAGACCCTTGTGCTGCTCACCTGGATCCCGGCGCTCTTCATCGGCTTCAGCCAGTTCTCGGACTCCTTCCTCTTGGACCAGCCCAACTTCTGGTGCCGCGGGGACAGCAAGGGCGCCGAGCCGGCGGGGGTCACGGCCACGGGCCGGTGGGGCGGCGGCGACCTGGCCAACTGGACCAGCCCCCCGACCACCCCCTTCTCCACCGCCGCCTGGGGGACGGCGGGCCCCCTCGGCAACGGCAGCGGCGCGGAAGGGGGCGACGCGCCGCCCCTGCCGTCCCCTCCGGACAAGGGGGACAACGCCTCCAACTGTGATTGCCACGCGTGGAACTACGGCATCCGCACAGGCCTGGTCCAAAACGTGGTCAGCAAG